The following proteins are co-located in the Clavibacter capsici genome:
- a CDS encoding Na(+)/H(+) antiporter subunit C, whose protein sequence is MSVSVTLIVIMAALYATGIYLMLERSMTRVLLGFLLVGNATNILILIMSGRVGLAPIYDPDVDPEDYADPLPQALILTAIVITFGVSAFLMALIYRSWRLANADVVTDDEDDLAMRGPRTGLGEEPTVPDDDDTEFGTNAEAAIASARKLRDNRSDLEEAIDDSADDDDDRDFRTRRAEQGKGEDR, encoded by the coding sequence GTGAGCGTCTCCGTCACCCTCATCGTGATCATGGCCGCGCTGTACGCGACGGGCATCTACCTCATGCTCGAGCGCAGCATGACGCGCGTGCTGCTCGGGTTCCTGCTCGTGGGCAACGCGACCAACATCCTCATCCTCATCATGTCGGGACGCGTGGGGCTCGCCCCCATCTACGACCCGGACGTGGATCCCGAGGACTACGCCGACCCGCTCCCGCAGGCCCTCATCCTCACCGCCATCGTCATCACCTTCGGCGTCTCGGCCTTCCTCATGGCGCTCATCTACCGCTCGTGGCGGCTGGCGAACGCCGACGTGGTGACGGACGACGAGGACGACCTCGCGATGCGCGGCCCCCGCACGGGCCTCGGCGAGGAGCCCACCGTCCCCGACGACGACGACACCGAGTTCGGCACCAACGCCGAGGCCGCGATCGCGTCCGCCCGGAAGCTCCGGGACAACCGGTCCGACCTGGAGGAGGCGATCGACGACTCGGCCGACGACGACGACGACCGCGACTTCCGCACGAGGCGCGCCGAGCAGGGGAAGGGGGAGGACCGATGA
- a CDS encoding Na+/H+ antiporter subunit D has product MTIFQSLIPLVVLVPLLGAAAALVAARQRRLQVAVSVLALVIVVAISAVLLVLVDQQGGQSVQIGGWAAPFGIVLVVDRLSALMLLISSIVLLAVLMFSIGQGLEDGDGETPVSIFNPTYLILAAGVFNAFVAGDLFNLYVGFEILLVASYVLLTLGGTEARIRAGVTYIVVSLISSMLFLASIAMIYGALGTVNIAQISVRLDEIPPDVQLILHIMLLVAFGIKAAVFPLSFWLPDSYPTAPAPVTAVFAGLLTKVGVYAILRTETVMFPTDQLSTALMVVAALTMVIGILGAVAQADIKRLLSFTLVSHIGYMIFGIALNTVAGMTATIYYVIHHIVVQTTLFLASGLIERTGGSTSINRLGGLLKAAPVMAILFFIPALNLGGIPPFSGFIGKVALFDSGAEVGGWLTYAVIAAGAATSLLTLYALARVWNMAFWRGAEEVEDYESPLLDQLSERPGGEATTTVRKTPVLMTGATAGMVVVSVALTVFAGPVYALSERAGESLTGPGSGVGSGEQGYVETVFPGGVG; this is encoded by the coding sequence ATGACGATCTTCCAATCCCTCATCCCGCTCGTGGTCCTCGTGCCGCTGCTCGGGGCCGCCGCCGCCCTCGTCGCCGCCCGCCAGCGGCGGCTCCAGGTCGCGGTCTCGGTGCTCGCGCTCGTGATCGTCGTCGCGATCAGCGCGGTGCTCCTGGTGCTCGTCGACCAGCAGGGCGGCCAGTCGGTTCAGATCGGCGGATGGGCGGCGCCGTTCGGCATCGTCCTCGTGGTCGACCGGCTCTCGGCGCTCATGCTGCTGATCTCGTCGATCGTGCTGCTCGCGGTCCTCATGTTCTCGATCGGCCAGGGCCTCGAGGACGGCGACGGCGAGACGCCCGTGTCGATCTTCAACCCGACCTACCTGATCCTCGCGGCGGGCGTCTTCAACGCCTTCGTGGCCGGCGACCTCTTCAACCTCTACGTCGGGTTCGAGATCCTGCTCGTGGCGAGCTACGTGCTGCTCACGCTCGGCGGCACCGAGGCCCGGATCCGCGCGGGCGTCACCTACATCGTCGTGAGCCTCATCTCGTCGATGCTGTTCCTCGCCTCCATCGCCATGATCTACGGCGCGCTCGGCACGGTGAACATCGCGCAGATCTCGGTGCGGCTCGACGAGATCCCGCCGGACGTGCAGCTGATCCTGCACATCATGCTGCTGGTCGCGTTCGGCATCAAGGCGGCCGTCTTCCCGCTGTCGTTCTGGCTGCCGGACTCCTACCCGACGGCGCCCGCGCCCGTCACCGCGGTCTTCGCCGGGCTCCTCACCAAGGTCGGCGTGTACGCGATCCTCCGCACCGAGACCGTCATGTTCCCCACCGACCAGCTCTCCACGGCGCTCATGGTGGTCGCGGCGCTGACCATGGTGATCGGCATCCTCGGCGCCGTCGCGCAGGCCGACATCAAGAGGCTGCTGTCCTTCACGCTCGTCAGCCACATCGGCTACATGATCTTCGGCATCGCGCTCAACACCGTGGCCGGGATGACGGCGACCATCTACTACGTGATCCACCACATCGTCGTGCAGACGACGCTGTTCCTCGCCTCCGGCCTCATCGAGCGGACGGGCGGCAGCACCTCGATCAACCGCCTGGGCGGCCTGCTCAAGGCGGCGCCCGTGATGGCGATCCTGTTCTTCATCCCCGCGCTCAACCTCGGCGGCATCCCGCCGTTCTCGGGGTTCATCGGCAAGGTCGCGCTCTTCGACTCGGGCGCCGAGGTCGGCGGCTGGCTCACCTACGCGGTCATCGCCGCGGGCGCGGCCACGAGCCTCCTCACCCTGTACGCCCTCGCCCGCGTCTGGAACATGGCGTTCTGGCGCGGAGCCGAGGAGGTCGAGGACTACGAGTCGCCCCTGCTCGACCAGCTCTCCGAGCGCCCGGGCGGCGAGGCGACGACCACCGTGCGGAAGACGCCGGTGCTCATGACGGGCGCGACGGCCGGCATGGTCGTCGTGAGCGTCGCGCTCACCGTCTTCGCCGGCCCCGTCTACGCGCTGTCCGAGCGCGCCGGCGAGAGCCTCACGGGTCCCGGATCCGGCGTCGGCTCGGGCGAGCAGGGCTACGTCGAGACGGTCTTCCCGGGAGGCGTCGGATGA
- a CDS encoding Na+/H+ antiporter subunit E, producing MSPRKARARAERLTLLVQLPLLVWLVILWLLLWGHVTVISVVTGIVLALLVTRVFYLPPVELSGRFDVRWAAILLGHFAVDLVRASFQVAAQAFDWRSVPVNSVIAVHLHTRSDFVMTLTAEVVSLVPGSIVVEADRERSILYLHALGTPTPEDVERVRATTLKVESRIVFTLGTADDVWRVNRERRESGREPLLQTRRQRAHELVRDRDLEAGLISTTGEELP from the coding sequence ATGAGCCCCCGGAAGGCCCGCGCCCGCGCCGAGCGGCTCACCCTCCTCGTCCAGCTGCCGCTCCTCGTCTGGCTCGTGATCCTCTGGCTCCTGCTCTGGGGCCACGTCACCGTCATCTCCGTGGTCACCGGCATCGTGCTCGCGCTCCTCGTGACGCGCGTGTTCTACCTGCCGCCCGTGGAGCTGTCGGGCCGCTTCGACGTCCGCTGGGCGGCGATCCTGCTCGGGCACTTCGCTGTGGACCTCGTGCGCGCGTCGTTCCAGGTCGCGGCGCAGGCCTTCGACTGGCGGAGCGTGCCCGTCAACTCGGTCATCGCCGTGCACCTGCACACGCGCAGCGACTTCGTCATGACGCTCACGGCCGAGGTCGTCTCGCTCGTGCCCGGCTCGATCGTGGTGGAGGCCGACCGCGAGCGCTCGATCCTGTACCTGCACGCGCTCGGCACGCCGACCCCCGAGGACGTGGAGCGCGTGCGCGCGACGACCCTGAAGGTCGAGAGCCGCATCGTCTTCACCCTCGGCACCGCCGACGACGTGTGGCGCGTCAACCGCGAGCGCCGCGAGTCCGGCCGGGAGCCGCTGCTGCAGACCCGCCGGCAGCGCGCGCACGAGCTGGTGCGCGACCGCGACCTCGAGGCGGGGCTCATCTCGACCACGGGGGAGGAGCTCCCATGA
- a CDS encoding monovalent cation/H+ antiporter complex subunit F: MSIVMQVGYVIVGALFFSAAAMALVRIVRGPSILDRIIASDVLLTTLICVLGAEMIHNGHTRTVPVMLVLAMTAFLATVAVARYVSKQDPS; this comes from the coding sequence ATGAGCATCGTCATGCAGGTCGGCTACGTCATCGTGGGGGCGCTGTTCTTCTCGGCGGCCGCCATGGCCCTCGTGCGCATCGTGCGCGGCCCTAGCATCCTCGACCGGATCATCGCGTCCGACGTGCTGCTCACCACGCTCATCTGCGTGCTGGGGGCCGAGATGATCCACAACGGGCACACCCGCACGGTGCCCGTCATGCTCGTGCTCGCGATGACCGCGTTCCTCGCGACCGTCGCCGTGGCCCGCTACGTCTCCAAGCAGGACCCGTCGTGA
- the mnhG gene encoding monovalent cation/H(+) antiporter subunit G, with translation MNDVLVSGPLADALDLVSLVLLILGGVLSVAAGVGLLRFPDPLARMHAATKPQILGVILVLLALALQSQSLSTVAMLVPVLLFQMLTAPISAHMVGRAGYRLRHFLREDLLVDELEEAIDRAHEELRDADDVDASTLPVGSAENIAAEEAGHVPGGAGPRDEAAPVASADPAEAGPDGPADGRLPRGIG, from the coding sequence GTGAACGACGTCCTGGTGTCCGGCCCGCTGGCCGACGCCCTCGACCTCGTGAGCCTCGTGCTCCTGATCCTCGGCGGCGTGCTGTCGGTCGCCGCGGGCGTGGGCCTCCTGCGCTTCCCCGACCCGCTGGCGCGCATGCACGCGGCGACCAAGCCGCAGATCCTCGGCGTGATCCTCGTGCTCCTCGCGCTCGCCCTCCAGTCGCAGAGCCTCAGCACGGTCGCGATGCTCGTGCCCGTGCTCCTCTTCCAGATGCTCACGGCGCCGATCTCCGCGCACATGGTCGGCCGCGCGGGCTACCGGCTCCGCCACTTCCTCCGCGAGGACCTCCTCGTCGACGAGCTGGAGGAGGCGATCGACCGCGCCCACGAGGAGCTGCGCGACGCCGACGACGTCGACGCGTCGACGCTGCCGGTGGGATCCGCGGAGAACATCGCCGCGGAGGAGGCGGGCCACGTCCCCGGCGGCGCGGGTCCCCGCGACGAGGCGGCGCCCGTCGCGTCGGCGGATCCCGCGGAGGCCGGACCGGACGGCCCCGCGGACGGCCGCCTCCCGCGAGGCATCGGCTGA
- the ilvD gene encoding dihydroxy-acid dehydratase encodes MPEIDMKPRSRDVTDGIEATSSRGMLRAVGMGDEDWEKPQIGVASSWNEVTPCNLSLDRLAQGAKEGVHAGGGYPLQFGTISVSDGIAMGHEGMHFSLVSREVIADSVETVMMAERLDGSVLLAGCDKSLPGMLMAAARLDLSSVFLYAGSIAPGWVKLSDGTEKEVTIIDAFEAVGACKAGTMSQEDLTRIEKAICPGEGACGGMYTANTMASVAEALGMSLPGSAAPPSADRRRDYFAHRSGEAVVNLIAKGITARDIMTKEAFENAISVVMAFGGSTNAVLHLLAIAREAEVDLQLSDFNRIADRVPHLGDLKPFGRFVMNDVDRVGGVPVVMKALLDAGLLHGDVMTVTGRTMRENLESMDLADLDGTVVRKMDDPIHATGGISVLHGSLAPEGAVVKTAGFDLDVFEGPARVFERERAAMDALTEGRISKGDVVVIRYEGPKGGPGMREMLAITGAIKGAGLGKDVLLLTDGRFSGGTTGLCIGHMAPEAVDAGPVAFVRDGDRIRVDIAARTLDLLVDEAELAARREGWAPLPPRYTRGVLAKYAKLVHSAAEGAITG; translated from the coding sequence ATGCCTGAGATCGACATGAAGCCCCGGAGCCGCGACGTCACCGACGGGATCGAGGCCACCTCCTCGCGCGGCATGCTCCGCGCCGTCGGCATGGGCGACGAGGACTGGGAGAAGCCCCAGATCGGCGTCGCGAGCTCGTGGAACGAGGTCACCCCCTGCAACCTCAGCCTCGACCGCCTCGCGCAGGGCGCCAAGGAGGGCGTGCACGCGGGCGGCGGCTACCCGCTCCAGTTCGGCACCATCTCCGTCAGCGACGGCATCGCCATGGGCCACGAGGGAATGCACTTCTCGCTCGTCTCCCGCGAGGTCATCGCCGACAGCGTCGAGACCGTCATGATGGCCGAGCGCCTCGACGGCTCCGTGCTCCTGGCCGGCTGCGACAAGTCGCTCCCCGGCATGCTCATGGCCGCGGCCCGGCTCGACCTCTCCTCGGTGTTCCTCTACGCCGGATCCATCGCGCCCGGCTGGGTGAAGCTCTCCGACGGCACGGAGAAGGAGGTCACCATCATCGACGCCTTCGAGGCCGTCGGCGCGTGCAAGGCCGGCACGATGAGCCAGGAGGACCTGACCCGCATCGAGAAGGCCATCTGCCCGGGCGAGGGAGCCTGCGGCGGCATGTACACCGCGAACACCATGGCGAGCGTCGCGGAGGCGCTCGGCATGAGCCTCCCCGGATCCGCCGCCCCGCCGAGCGCCGACCGCCGCCGCGACTACTTCGCGCACCGCTCCGGCGAGGCCGTCGTCAACCTCATCGCGAAGGGGATCACGGCCCGCGACATCATGACCAAGGAGGCGTTCGAGAACGCCATCTCCGTGGTCATGGCGTTCGGCGGATCCACCAACGCCGTCCTCCACCTCCTCGCCATCGCGCGCGAGGCCGAGGTCGACCTCCAGCTGTCGGACTTCAACCGCATCGCCGACCGCGTGCCGCACCTCGGCGACCTCAAGCCGTTCGGCCGCTTCGTGATGAACGACGTCGACCGCGTCGGCGGCGTCCCCGTCGTCATGAAGGCCCTCCTCGACGCGGGCCTCCTCCACGGCGACGTGATGACCGTCACCGGGCGCACCATGCGCGAGAACCTCGAGTCGATGGACCTCGCGGACCTCGACGGCACGGTCGTCCGGAAGATGGACGACCCCATCCACGCCACCGGCGGCATCAGCGTGCTGCACGGCTCGCTCGCCCCCGAGGGCGCGGTCGTCAAGACGGCCGGCTTCGACCTCGACGTGTTCGAGGGCCCCGCCCGCGTCTTCGAGCGCGAGCGCGCCGCGATGGACGCCCTCACCGAGGGCCGCATCTCGAAGGGCGACGTCGTCGTCATCCGCTACGAGGGCCCGAAGGGCGGCCCCGGCATGCGCGAGATGCTCGCCATCACGGGCGCCATCAAGGGCGCCGGCCTCGGCAAGGATGTACTACTCTTGACGGACGGTCGATTCTCAGGCGGCACAACCGGACTGTGCATCGGCCACATGGCTCCCGAAGCGGTGGACGCAGGTCCCGTCGCTTTCGTGCGCGATGGAGACCGGATCCGCGTCGACATCGCCGCTCGCACGCTCGACCTACTGGTCGACGAGGCCGAGCTCGCCGCCCGCCGTGAGGGGTGGGCACCTCTCCCGCCGCGCTACACGCGCGGAGTCCTCGCCAAGTACGCCAAGCTCGTGCACTCGGCCGCCGAGGGCGCGATCACGGGATGA
- a CDS encoding acetolactate synthase large subunit: MPALPTPPPTPQAPTAHQGDEILTGAEAVVRTLELLGVDDVFGLPGGAILPTYDPLMDSTKLRHILVRHEQGAGHAAEGYASSSGRTGVCIATSGPGATNLVTAIADAYMDSVPLLAITGQVFSTLMGTDAFQEADIVGITMPITKHSFLVTKPEDIPSTIAAAYHIASTGRPGPVLVDITKDAQQLEAPFHWPPKIDLPGYRPVVKAHGKQIQAAAQLLVEAKKPVLYVGGGVIRAKAHEELLALAEAVGAPVVTTLMARGAFPDSHPQQLGMPGMHGTVPAVLALQESDLLVSLGARFDDRVTGKAAEFAPHAKVVHVDVDPAEISKIRIADVPIVGDAKDVIADLVVAFREAKAASEVEQDIADWWTYLDGLREEFPLGFTPPEDGQLAPQYVIQRIGEITGPEGVFASGVGQHQMWAAQFIKYERPNSWLNSGGAGTMGYSVPAAMGAKVAQPDRHVWAIDGDGCFQMTNQELATCTINDIPIKVAIINNSSLGMVRQWQTLFYEGRYSNTDLNTGGGTRMVPDFVKMADAYGALGIRVTKPEEVDDAIRLALATNDRPVVIDFVVSRDAMVWPMVPQGLSNSAVQYARDHAPSWDDDLAETGRTEK, from the coding sequence ATGCCAGCTCTGCCCACCCCGCCCCCCACGCCGCAGGCGCCGACCGCCCACCAGGGCGACGAGATCCTCACGGGAGCCGAGGCCGTCGTCCGGACCCTCGAGCTCCTCGGGGTCGACGACGTCTTCGGCCTCCCCGGCGGCGCCATCCTCCCCACCTACGACCCGCTCATGGACTCGACGAAGCTGCGCCACATCCTCGTCCGCCACGAGCAGGGCGCCGGCCACGCCGCCGAGGGCTACGCGTCCTCGAGCGGACGCACGGGCGTCTGCATCGCCACCTCCGGCCCCGGCGCCACGAACCTCGTGACCGCCATCGCGGACGCGTACATGGACTCGGTGCCGCTCCTCGCGATCACCGGCCAGGTCTTCTCGACCCTCATGGGCACGGACGCGTTCCAGGAGGCCGACATCGTCGGCATCACGATGCCCATCACGAAGCACAGCTTCCTGGTCACGAAGCCCGAGGACATCCCCTCCACCATCGCGGCGGCGTACCACATCGCCTCCACGGGTCGCCCGGGCCCCGTGCTCGTCGACATCACGAAGGACGCGCAGCAGCTCGAGGCGCCCTTCCACTGGCCGCCGAAGATCGACCTGCCCGGCTACCGCCCCGTCGTCAAGGCGCACGGCAAGCAGATCCAGGCCGCGGCGCAGCTCCTGGTCGAGGCGAAGAAGCCCGTCCTCTACGTGGGCGGCGGCGTGATCCGCGCGAAGGCCCACGAGGAGCTCCTCGCGCTGGCCGAGGCGGTCGGCGCCCCCGTCGTGACGACCCTCATGGCGCGCGGCGCGTTCCCCGACTCGCACCCGCAGCAGCTCGGCATGCCCGGCATGCACGGCACGGTCCCCGCGGTGCTCGCGCTCCAGGAGTCCGACCTGCTCGTCTCGCTCGGCGCGCGCTTCGACGACCGCGTCACCGGCAAGGCGGCGGAGTTCGCGCCGCACGCCAAGGTCGTCCACGTGGACGTCGACCCGGCCGAGATCTCCAAGATCCGCATCGCCGACGTCCCCATCGTGGGCGACGCGAAGGACGTCATCGCCGACCTCGTCGTCGCGTTCCGCGAGGCGAAGGCCGCGTCCGAGGTCGAGCAGGACATCGCCGACTGGTGGACCTACCTCGACGGGCTCCGCGAGGAGTTCCCCCTCGGCTTCACCCCGCCCGAGGACGGCCAGCTCGCGCCGCAGTACGTCATCCAGCGCATCGGCGAGATCACGGGACCCGAGGGCGTCTTCGCCTCGGGCGTCGGCCAGCACCAGATGTGGGCGGCGCAGTTCATCAAGTACGAGCGCCCCAACTCCTGGCTCAACTCCGGCGGCGCCGGCACCATGGGCTACTCGGTGCCCGCCGCGATGGGCGCCAAGGTCGCCCAGCCCGACCGCCACGTGTGGGCGATCGACGGCGACGGCTGCTTCCAGATGACCAACCAGGAGCTCGCCACCTGCACGATCAACGACATCCCCATCAAGGTGGCGATCATCAACAACTCGTCGCTCGGCATGGTGCGCCAGTGGCAGACCCTCTTCTACGAGGGCCGCTACTCGAACACCGACCTCAACACGGGCGGCGGCACCCGCATGGTGCCCGACTTCGTGAAGATGGCCGACGCGTACGGCGCCCTCGGGATCCGCGTGACGAAGCCGGAGGAGGTGGACGACGCGATCCGCCTGGCGCTCGCGACGAACGACCGCCCCGTCGTCATCGACTTCGTGGTCAGCCGCGACGCCATGGTGTGGCCGATGGTGCCGCAGGGCCTCAGCAACAGCGCCGTGCAGTACGCCCGGGACCACGCCCCGAGCTGGGACGACGACCTCGCCGAGACCGGGAGGACCGAGAAGTGA
- the ilvN gene encoding acetolactate synthase small subunit, with the protein MSHILSLLVEDKPGLLTRVAGLFARRGFNIESLAVGASEIEGLSRITVVVDVEALPLEQVTKQLNKLVNVIKIVELDPGQAVEREHLLVKVRVDNTTRSQVLEAVNLFRARVVDVATDALIIEVTGDSGKVQALLRVLEPFGIKELAQSGLLAMGRGSKSITDRVFRTA; encoded by the coding sequence GTGAGCCACATCCTGAGCCTCCTGGTGGAGGACAAGCCCGGACTCCTCACCCGCGTGGCGGGCCTGTTCGCCCGCCGCGGCTTCAACATCGAGTCGCTCGCGGTCGGCGCGAGCGAGATCGAGGGGCTGTCGCGCATCACCGTCGTCGTCGACGTCGAGGCGCTCCCGCTCGAGCAGGTGACCAAGCAGCTGAACAAGCTCGTCAACGTCATCAAGATCGTGGAGCTGGATCCCGGCCAGGCCGTCGAGCGCGAGCACCTGCTGGTGAAGGTGCGCGTCGACAACACGACCCGCTCGCAGGTGCTCGAGGCGGTGAACCTGTTCCGCGCCCGGGTGGTCGACGTCGCGACCGACGCGCTCATCATCGAGGTCACGGGCGACTCGGGGAAGGTCCAGGCCCTCCTCCGCGTGCTCGAGCCCTTCGGGATCAAGGAGCTCGCGCAGTCGGGGCTCCTCGCCATGGGCCGCGGCTCGAAGTCGATCACCGACCGCGTCTTCCGCACCGCCTAG
- the ilvC gene encoding ketol-acid reductoisomerase, whose protein sequence is MTDIVYDKDADLSLIQGRKVAVIGYGSQGHAHALNLRDSGVEVVIGLKEGSSSRAKAEEQGFEVKTPADASAWADVIVILAPDQHQRGLYADSVRDNLTEGKTLVFAHGFNIRFGYIEAPEGVDVVLVAPKGPGHTVRREFEAGRGVPVIVAVEVDASGKAWDLAWSYAKGIGGLRAGGIRTTFTEETETDLFGEQAVLCGGTSQLVQYGFETLIEAGYQPQIAYFEVLHELKLIVDLMWEGGIAKQRWSISDTAEYGDYVSGPRVISPDVKENMKAVLADIQSGAFAKRFIDDQDAGAPEFLELRKKGEEHPIESTGRELRKLFAWNKADDDYTDGSVAR, encoded by the coding sequence GTGACTGACATCGTCTACGACAAGGACGCCGACCTCTCGCTCATCCAGGGTCGCAAGGTCGCCGTCATCGGCTACGGCTCGCAGGGTCACGCCCACGCGCTGAACCTCCGCGACTCCGGCGTCGAGGTCGTCATCGGCCTCAAGGAGGGCTCGTCGAGCCGCGCCAAGGCCGAGGAGCAGGGCTTCGAGGTCAAGACGCCGGCGGACGCCTCCGCCTGGGCCGACGTGATCGTCATCCTCGCGCCCGACCAGCACCAGCGCGGCCTCTACGCCGACAGCGTCCGCGACAACCTCACCGAGGGCAAGACGCTCGTCTTCGCGCACGGCTTCAACATCCGCTTCGGCTACATCGAGGCGCCCGAGGGCGTCGACGTCGTCCTCGTCGCGCCCAAGGGCCCGGGCCACACCGTGCGCCGCGAGTTCGAGGCCGGCCGCGGCGTCCCCGTCATCGTCGCCGTCGAGGTCGACGCGTCGGGCAAGGCGTGGGACCTCGCCTGGTCGTACGCCAAGGGCATCGGCGGCCTGCGCGCCGGCGGCATCCGCACCACCTTCACCGAGGAGACCGAGACCGACCTCTTCGGCGAGCAGGCCGTCCTCTGCGGCGGCACGTCGCAGCTGGTCCAGTACGGCTTCGAGACGCTGATCGAGGCGGGCTACCAGCCGCAGATCGCGTACTTCGAGGTGCTGCACGAGCTCAAGCTCATCGTCGACCTCATGTGGGAGGGCGGCATCGCCAAGCAGCGCTGGAGCATCTCCGACACGGCGGAGTACGGCGACTACGTCTCCGGCCCGCGCGTCATCTCGCCGGACGTGAAGGAGAACATGAAGGCCGTCCTCGCGGACATCCAGTCGGGTGCCTTCGCGAAGCGCTTCATCGACGACCAGGACGCCGGTGCGCCCGAGTTCCTCGAGCTCCGCAAGAAGGGCGAGGAGCACCCCATCGAGTCCACCGGCCGCGAGCTGCGCAAGCTCTTCGCGTGGAACAAGGCCGACGACGACTACACGGACGGCTCGGTCGCCCGCTAG
- a CDS encoding DoxX family protein, producing the protein MSDVTWAAIQLAVRILLALVFVGMGVNHFAPRAARVMAEIIPPSLRRPGVPSPLALVRITGVCEIAGGVGLLVEPLRLAAGIALAVFLVAVFPANAHAARHPERFGRIAIPLVPRLVAQVVLIALVLFAGWPL; encoded by the coding sequence ATGAGCGATGTGACGTGGGCTGCGATCCAGCTCGCCGTGCGGATCCTGCTGGCCCTCGTCTTCGTCGGGATGGGCGTCAACCACTTCGCCCCGAGGGCCGCGCGGGTCATGGCGGAGATCATCCCGCCGTCCCTCCGTCGGCCCGGGGTGCCCTCTCCCCTGGCCCTCGTGCGGATCACCGGCGTGTGCGAGATCGCCGGCGGCGTGGGCCTCCTCGTGGAGCCCCTGCGCCTCGCGGCGGGCATCGCGCTGGCCGTGTTCCTCGTCGCCGTGTTCCCCGCGAACGCGCACGCGGCGCGCCACCCGGAGCGCTTCGGCCGCATCGCGATCCCGCTCGTGCCGCGCCTGGTGGCGCAGGTGGTGCTGATCGCGCTGGTGCTCTTCGCGGGCTGGCCGCTCTAG